A window of the Bombina bombina isolate aBomBom1 chromosome 3, aBomBom1.pri, whole genome shotgun sequence genome harbors these coding sequences:
- the LOC128651551 gene encoding histone H2A, sperm-like: MSGRGKVTKPAAGKTSKSAKAGLQFPVGRIHRFLRKGNYAERIGSGSAIYMAATLEYLCAEVLELAGNAARDNKKSRILPRHIQLAVRNDEELAKLFDGITIADGGVLPNIHAQLLPKKTFKGSSSQEPKAAESQDF, encoded by the coding sequence ATGTCTGGTCGTGGAAAGGTCACAAAGCCTGCAGCTGGCAAGACTTCCAAATCCGCTAAGGCCGGTCTCCAGTTCCCAGTTGGCCGTATCCACAGGTTCCTGAGGAAGGGAAACTATGCCGAGCGGATTGGGTCTGGATCTGCTATCTACATGGCAGCTACTCTGGAATATCTCTGCGCAGAGGTTTTAGAGCTGGCAGGAAATGCTGCCAGAGACAACAAGAAATCCAGGATTTTACCCAGGCACATTCAGCTGGCAGTCAGGAATGATGAGGAACTGGCTAAGCTATTTGATGGCATCACTATTGCTGATGGAGGTGTCTTGCCAAACATCCATGCCCAGCTTCTACCAAAGAAAACCTTTAAAGGCTCCTCATCACAAGAACCTAAAGCTGCTGAATCCCAGGACTTTTAA